In Salvia miltiorrhiza cultivar Shanhuang (shh) chromosome 4, IMPLAD_Smil_shh, whole genome shotgun sequence, the DNA window CGGCCGTAGAGCTGAAAGTGAGCGCAATCgaccaaagaaaataaataccagagcagagccagTAGAGGCCCATACTTACGACAGGTCGCATAGGACCTCCTTTCGAGGATTGCCTTCGAGGTTCTCTCACATGGCCAGAGAAGCCCAAACACCACAACAAATAGTGAACAATGTGAACCAATTCACTGACTTTACGCCTATGAACACTcctcaagaaaaaaaattcaatttgaTCAAAGATGAAGCATGGTTTCGTCCACCACCAGGATTTGAAAGGGGGCAGCCCAAGCCTGGACCCAATAATTTATTATGTCTCTACCACAACGCATATGGACACCCCACGCAATATTGTCACAATCTGAAAAGGCAAATCGAAATCCTTATCAGGCAAGGTCGATTAGATCGATTTGTGAAGCAATCTCCACCAGTTCATCATCAGGACAGAGGAGACAATTTTCTAGAGGGGCAACAACATGGGACTGACAAGGAGTACAGAGCTAACAATGTTCCTCCCAAAGAACGACGAGTGGTGCACATGATTATAGGGGAAGAAAATGGTCCAACGTCAAATAGAGCAAAAAAATAAGCTATCCGAGCTGCCAGAGTTGGCCTATATCCGTCTCACGTAATGACGATACACAACACTCCTAAAGAACCATAAATCTCTTTCGGAATAGCTGACCTAAGGAATATCGTCCATCCGCATAGCGATGCTCTGGTATTCTCAGCAGAGGTGGCAAATTGCATAGTTCACAGGATCTTTGTTGATACGGGCAGCGCAGTCAATATAATTTACAAGGACTGTCTAACAGCCATAGCTCTGAACGCGTCCCTAAAACCAGTAGGCGCACCTCTGTATGGATTTACTGGGGAGGCCATTACTCCGATCGGTTCTATAGAATTTCCCATGATATGGGGGCAAGTGGGAGCCTCTAGAACTCGTATATTACGTTTCTTGGTAGTGGATTTGCCCAAACCAAGTTATAACATCATCGTGGGTCGCCTTGCTCTAGACGCTTTCCAGGCTATGATTTCGATGTATTACCTCAAAATGAAGTTCCCTCTGGAAGAAGGATGCGTGGGAGAGGTCTGTGGAAACCAAATCTTGTCCAAAGAATGTCACGTTCGTAGCCTCACAGCGCAGACTTCACGAAAAcgggccagagcagaggagggACAAACAGAGACAGTACATGCCAGAGCTGGTTTATCTGCTAGAGCTGTCTCGCCATCAAAAGTTGGTTTCTCTGTCAGAGTTGTTTCTCCTGCCAGAGCTGTGTATCTCTCAGTCATGTGGTTAACTCTGGAGGAAAGAAAATGAGCGAGGAAGTTAATGCAAACTCAGACAAGCAGCCCATGATAGCGACTAATGATCATTTCATGCTAGTGGAGCTCTTTCCTAGAATAGTTGGTTTCACCACGAGAATGGGCACGGACGTGGAGCCCATCATAGAAAAACAGGTTACAGAATGTTTACGACGAAATGCTGATGTCTTTGCCTTCTCCAAGGCAGATTTAAAAGGAATCGATCGAACCCTGGCAGAGTACCGACTAAATGTGGATTCTGCCATAAAACTAGTGATACAAAAGACATGACACTTCGGGCCTGAGAAAGATGCAGCTATTCGAGAACAGATCCAAGCCCTCTTAAAGGCAGGACACATTGTAGAGGTGCAGTATCCGATTTGGTTATCTAACGCCGTAATGGTCGAGAAGAAGGAGAAAACTTGATGCATGTGTGTAGATTACAGAGATCTGAATGCGGC includes these proteins:
- the LOC131022931 gene encoding uncharacterized protein LOC131022931, which translates into the protein MAMKGKGQQNNIGEDMNQRGKNKTDIPRKRRLAYVESRPEAEEQTVRAEEEWASPFSEEILADILPNHYKPINMEYDGSEDPEVHMARFETVVMLHQYSEGIKCRIFFTTLTGLAQQWFRTLDLGSIYSFAEFHDLFMCQFASSRRMAKTAISLMEIRQEPGETLKEYASRFTMASLAVPIAEFQIKGYAFVRGLKQCAFFEELQIHPPANFDEIMAKLPGYIQLEETKAGRRAESERNRPKKINTRAEPVEAHTYDRSHRTSFRGLPSRFSHMAREAQTPQQIVNNVNQFTDFTPMNTPQEKKFNLIKDEAWFRPPPGFERGQPKPGPNNLLCLYHNAYGHPTQYCHNLKRQIEILIRQGRLDRFVKQSPPVHHQDRGDNFLEGQQHGTDKEYRANNVPPKERRVVHMIIGEENADLRNIVHPHSDALVFSAEVANCIVHRIFVDTGSAVNIIYKDCLTAIALNASLKPVGAPLYGFTGEAITPIGSIEFPMIWGQVGASRTRILRFLVVDLPKPSYNIIVGRLALDAFQAMISMYYLKMKFPLEEGCVGEVCGNQILSKECHVRSLTAQTSRKRARAEEGQTETVHARAGLSARAVSPSKVGFSVRVVSPARAVYLSVMWLTLEERK